The proteins below are encoded in one region of Pontibacter deserti:
- a CDS encoding EamA family transporter: MEPWLSYALIAMLTGGVAMVFAKMGMGGADEHVALVIRTGVLFAMVVANAWYAGALKGLRVIDNKTLTWFILAGACTAVYWILYFKAIKTADVSVVATIDRAGIIITVLLSYFLLKEPLTPRLLLGMGTILAGTLILIWK, translated from the coding sequence ATGGAGCCCTGGCTTAGTTATGCATTGATCGCCATGCTCACAGGAGGTGTAGCGATGGTATTTGCTAAGATGGGCATGGGCGGCGCTGATGAGCATGTAGCGCTGGTAATAAGAACTGGGGTTTTGTTTGCGATGGTGGTGGCCAATGCCTGGTATGCCGGTGCGCTAAAGGGTCTGCGCGTAATTGATAATAAAACGCTTACATGGTTTATACTTGCCGGCGCCTGCACCGCCGTTTACTGGATCTTATACTTTAAAGCTATCAAAACAGCAGATGTTTCTGTAGTGGCTACCATAGACCGGGCCGGTATCATTATTACTGTATTGCTTTCTTACTTCCTGTTAAAAGAGCCACTCACACCAAGACTGTTGCTTGGCATGGGAACAATACTGGCTGGCACTTTAATTCTGATCTGGAAATAA
- a CDS encoding DUF4136 domain-containing protein: MLILCSAACSPVRVLDHEADTGFSLSKYKTFGFYEIEANGDTLKPYRTQLNYLEQELVQQLQQRGLQQSSSSPDLKINLGLVLAEKVQTRQTNFTNDAPLYFGERHYTWKSEEVVVRKYKQGTLSLHLVDNTTNKLVWHGAAEGVLPEDNTTKLQERIRTGVRELVQKIPL; this comes from the coding sequence TTGCTTATACTGTGCTCAGCAGCATGTTCGCCTGTCAGGGTGCTTGACCACGAAGCAGATACAGGTTTTAGCCTCAGTAAATATAAAACCTTCGGGTTTTATGAAATTGAAGCAAACGGCGATACCCTGAAACCATATAGAACCCAGCTTAATTACCTGGAGCAGGAGTTAGTACAGCAATTGCAGCAACGTGGTCTTCAGCAGAGTTCCTCATCCCCAGACCTAAAAATTAATCTCGGACTAGTTTTAGCAGAAAAAGTGCAGACGCGCCAGACAAATTTCACGAATGATGCCCCTTTATACTTTGGCGAGCGACATTATACCTGGAAAAGTGAAGAGGTAGTTGTAAGAAAGTATAAACAGGGCACGCTTTCGCTGCATCTGGTTGATAACACAACAAATAAACTGGTATGGCACGGTGCAGCCGAAGGGGTTTTACCGGAAGATAATACAACCAAACTGCAGGAACGGATCAGGACAGGAGTAAGGGAATTAGTACAGAAAATTCCATTGTAA
- the xth gene encoding exodeoxyribonuclease III, producing the protein MRIATYNVNGINARLPVLLRWLQEKKPDVVCLQELKAPQEKFPIQVIQEAGYNAIWHGQKSWNGVAILTHSLEPVEIRHALPGDPDDMQSRYIEAAVKDIIVGCLYLPNGNPAPGPKFDYKLHWFERLATHASELLATDKPVILLGDFNVIPTERDVYRPERWLDDALFRQETRAVYQKLLEQGWTDALRKIYPNEQIYTFWDYFRNAFGRNAGLRIDHVLLSPPLVNRLTAAGVDREVRAWEKTSDHAPVWIELTD; encoded by the coding sequence ATGAGAATAGCGACCTATAATGTGAATGGTATAAATGCTCGGCTACCTGTCTTACTCCGGTGGTTACAAGAAAAAAAGCCGGATGTGGTATGCTTGCAGGAGCTGAAGGCACCTCAGGAAAAATTTCCGATACAAGTTATTCAGGAAGCTGGTTATAACGCTATCTGGCACGGGCAGAAGAGCTGGAATGGTGTTGCTATACTTACCCACAGTTTGGAGCCGGTAGAAATACGTCATGCATTGCCAGGCGATCCGGATGATATGCAGAGCAGGTATATTGAAGCTGCAGTAAAGGATATCATTGTTGGCTGCTTATACTTGCCAAACGGAAATCCTGCTCCCGGTCCGAAGTTTGATTACAAATTACACTGGTTTGAAAGGTTAGCTACTCATGCGTCTGAACTACTGGCAACTGACAAGCCTGTAATATTGCTCGGTGACTTTAATGTGATACCAACTGAACGGGATGTATACAGGCCAGAACGTTGGCTTGATGATGCCTTATTCAGACAAGAGACCCGTGCTGTTTACCAAAAGCTACTGGAACAAGGGTGGACGGACGCATTACGTAAAATTTATCCTAATGAGCAAATCTATACTTTCTGGGACTACTTCCGCAACGCCTTTGGGCGCAACGCTGGTCTAAGAATCGATCATGTATTGCTTAGCCCACCACTTGTTAACCGGCTTACAGCAGCCGGGGTAGACAGGGAAGTAAGAGCCTGGGAAAAAACGAGCGATCATGCCCCCGTCTGGATAGAGCTGACAGATTAA
- a CDS encoding LLM class flavin-dependent oxidoreductase, which translates to MEFGYWLPVFGGWLRNVEEESMAPDWDYVKKLAQRSEDWGYSLSLIAELFLNDIKGEQAPSLEAWSTAAALAAVTEKLEIMVAVRPTFHNPAILAKQAANIARISGDRLSLNVVSSWWKDEATKYGLHFEEHDDRYARTKEWLDIVTNVWEQDHFSYQGKYYQVENNVLQPKPKKKPFIYAGGESEAAKTLISTQCDGYVMHGDSPELIGKRIEDMKRRRDALGLPPMKFGVAAYSIVRDSDQEVKKEFDRITNVKESAAGFKNLEQWVSGTQLERQLTLQDYSVSNRGLRSGLVGTPAQVQDRIAEFEAVGVDFFLLQCSPQIEEMERFSESIINVIA; encoded by the coding sequence ATGGAATTCGGATATTGGTTACCGGTTTTCGGCGGCTGGCTGCGCAACGTGGAAGAGGAAAGCATGGCCCCGGACTGGGACTATGTAAAAAAGCTGGCACAACGCAGCGAAGACTGGGGCTATAGTCTTTCTCTTATCGCTGAGTTGTTCCTGAACGATATTAAAGGAGAGCAGGCTCCCTCTCTTGAGGCATGGTCTACGGCTGCGGCACTGGCGGCAGTTACCGAAAAACTGGAGATAATGGTGGCTGTGCGCCCTACGTTCCATAACCCGGCTATACTTGCCAAACAAGCTGCCAACATTGCCCGGATCAGTGGCGACAGGCTTTCGTTAAATGTGGTGTCGTCGTGGTGGAAGGATGAAGCAACTAAGTATGGCCTTCACTTTGAAGAGCATGATGACCGCTATGCCCGCACAAAAGAGTGGCTGGATATTGTAACCAATGTATGGGAGCAGGATCATTTCTCTTACCAGGGTAAATACTATCAGGTAGAGAACAATGTGTTACAGCCAAAGCCAAAGAAAAAGCCATTTATATATGCCGGAGGTGAGTCGGAAGCGGCCAAGACCCTGATAAGCACGCAATGCGATGGTTATGTAATGCATGGCGATTCTCCTGAGCTGATAGGCAAGCGCATTGAGGATATGAAACGCCGACGCGATGCCCTAGGGTTACCACCTATGAAGTTTGGTGTGGCAGCTTATAGTATAGTTCGCGACTCAGACCAGGAAGTGAAAAAGGAATTTGATCGCATTACCAATGTAAAGGAATCTGCAGCCGGGTTTAAAAACCTGGAGCAGTGGGTATCAGGCACGCAACTGGAGCGCCAGCTTACCCTGCAGGATTATTCTGTTTCAAACAGGGGACTACGTTCCGGGCTGGTAGGTACGCCAGCCCAGGTGCAGGACCGCATCGCCGAATTTGAGGCTGTTGGTGTAGACTTTTTCCTGTTACAATGCAGCCCTCAGATCGAAGAAATGGAGCGCTTCTCTGAATCTATCATAAATGTTATTGCCTAA
- a CDS encoding c-type cytochrome, whose amino-acid sequence MKTLLLLTSIVIFSVLMLVKPFAENQQVKKELKTANSQQRIQEQIDLGEHLVLISACHDCHTPKKMTDKGMEMDYSRALSGHPAKLPPPAIDRKLLESKGLIVTQTLTAWAGPWGISYAANLTSDATGIGNWTEKHFITAIRQGKHKGLESSRMLLPPMPWDMYRNMTDEELKAVFAYLKSTKPIKNVVPAPQPPLAAASGK is encoded by the coding sequence ATGAAAACATTACTCCTTCTTACATCTATTGTTATCTTTTCGGTACTGATGCTTGTTAAACCTTTTGCCGAAAACCAGCAAGTTAAAAAAGAGTTAAAAACTGCCAATTCTCAGCAACGAATTCAAGAGCAGATCGACCTGGGCGAACACCTTGTTCTTATTTCGGCATGCCATGATTGCCATACACCAAAAAAAATGACAGATAAAGGTATGGAAATGGATTACTCCAGAGCCTTGTCAGGGCACCCGGCTAAACTGCCGCCGCCAGCTATAGACCGAAAACTGTTGGAAAGTAAAGGGCTTATTGTAACACAAACGCTAACAGCCTGGGCGGGACCATGGGGAATTTCTTATGCAGCCAATTTAACATCTGATGCTACCGGAATCGGCAACTGGACAGAAAAACATTTTATTACGGCCATAAGGCAAGGAAAGCATAAAGGGCTGGAGTCTTCGAGAATGTTACTGCCACCAATGCCCTGGGATATGTACAGAAACATGACAGATGAAGAACTGAAAGCTGTATTTGCTTATCTTAAATCCACGAAACCCATAAAAAACGTGGTTCCAGCTCCACAACCTCCTTTAGCTGCTGCGTCTGGTAAGTAG
- a CDS encoding APC family permease, which yields MNEVSTASATTVQHPKLKELAATAICGNDITSSCLYVSALAIIYAGQYAWVALLMVGGVLYLFRSIYGEVVGALPLNGGAYNALLNTTSKSTASLAACLTLLSYMATAVISASEAMHYVHHLWEGLPIIYATIALLALFMGLTIMGIGESSIVAIIIFITHISTLTLLLIVGFFFLFTHGFDTLTLNYSQPLEGSIWRALFFGFAAAMLGISGFESSANFVEEQEQGVFPKTLRNMWLAVTIFNPLTAFLAIAILPLPAVKENQTALLAYMGEVAGGDWLAVLVSINAAMVLSGAVLTSYVGVTGLVQRMTLDRCLPQFLLTTNKKGSAYLIMISFFLLCVSILLITAGDIGALAGVYTISFLAVMAFFGIGNVLLKFRRNRLPRPVRASGLVLFIAISAVLMALVGNAILNPAYVWVFLKYFIPTVSLVLIMLFRIELLIFFAFLVRQIEQPLKKIIPFKSYTIKRLIHTIRSQQFVFFTKGDNIANINKVMRYIVENEHTNRIKIVNVLKEGEEPPKRLMHEVEVLDLAYPELVVDFVIIRGHFGPDLIQQLSEKWGIPKNFMFIGSPGDRFPYGLQELGGVRLVI from the coding sequence ATGAATGAGGTTTCTACTGCTTCAGCAACAACGGTACAGCACCCTAAATTAAAAGAACTGGCTGCTACAGCCATTTGCGGAAACGATATCACGTCTTCCTGTTTATATGTTTCGGCGCTGGCTATTATTTATGCAGGGCAGTATGCATGGGTGGCACTGCTGATGGTAGGTGGGGTTCTCTATTTATTCCGGAGTATCTATGGTGAAGTAGTGGGAGCTTTGCCGCTAAACGGCGGAGCTTACAATGCATTACTAAACACAACCAGCAAAAGCACAGCCTCGCTGGCTGCCTGCCTTACTCTGCTTTCCTATATGGCCACCGCTGTTATTTCGGCAAGTGAGGCCATGCATTATGTGCACCACCTTTGGGAAGGGCTACCTATTATTTATGCTACTATTGCTTTGCTAGCGCTTTTTATGGGGCTAACCATAATGGGTATCGGCGAATCTTCTATAGTGGCCATCATTATCTTCATCACGCATATTTCCACCTTAACCCTGTTATTGATAGTCGGGTTTTTCTTCCTTTTTACACATGGTTTTGATACGCTTACTCTTAATTACAGCCAGCCTTTGGAAGGGAGTATCTGGAGGGCCTTGTTCTTCGGTTTCGCGGCTGCCATGCTGGGTATATCCGGGTTTGAGAGCTCGGCTAACTTTGTGGAGGAACAGGAGCAGGGCGTATTCCCTAAAACCTTGCGTAATATGTGGCTGGCAGTTACCATCTTTAATCCTTTAACTGCTTTTCTGGCCATTGCCATACTGCCATTACCTGCTGTAAAAGAAAACCAGACTGCTTTATTGGCTTATATGGGTGAGGTAGCAGGCGGAGATTGGTTAGCTGTTCTGGTATCTATAAACGCTGCCATGGTACTGAGTGGCGCGGTGCTTACTTCCTATGTCGGGGTTACAGGCTTGGTGCAGCGCATGACACTTGACCGCTGCCTGCCACAGTTCCTGTTGACCACAAATAAGAAAGGTTCGGCTTACCTCATCATGATCAGTTTCTTTCTGCTGTGCGTGTCTATACTTCTTATTACAGCTGGCGATATTGGAGCCCTGGCGGGGGTGTACACCATTTCTTTCCTTGCTGTAATGGCATTTTTTGGTATTGGTAATGTTCTGCTCAAGTTTCGCAGAAATCGTCTTCCGCGTCCGGTTCGTGCATCTGGGTTGGTGCTGTTTATTGCTATTTCTGCTGTATTAATGGCCCTAGTAGGTAACGCTATTCTAAACCCGGCTTATGTATGGGTGTTCCTGAAGTATTTTATACCTACTGTGTCGCTGGTGCTTATCATGTTGTTCCGTATAGAGCTGCTCATCTTTTTTGCTTTTCTGGTACGACAGATAGAGCAGCCACTTAAAAAGATCATACCTTTTAAATCCTATACTATAAAACGCCTTATCCATACCATAAGGTCTCAGCAGTTTGTCTTCTTTACAAAAGGAGATAATATAGCCAATATTAACAAGGTGATGCGCTACATTGTTGAAAATGAGCATACTAACCGGATTAAAATTGTTAACGTGCTGAAGGAAGGAGAAGAGCCACCTAAAAGATTGATGCATGAAGTAGAAGTGTTGGATCTGGCCTATCCCGAACTAGTAGTAGATTTTGTCATCATCAGGGGGCATTTCGGTCCGGACCTTATTCAGCAACTGTCAGAAAAGTGGGGCATACCAAAGAATTTTATGTTCATTGGCTCGCCCGGTGATCGGTTCCCCTATGGTTTGCAGGAACTAGGTGGAGTGAGGTTAGTTATTTAA
- a CDS encoding ATP-grasp domain-containing protein has protein sequence MSTLSSEKPFAIFHEHQEWFRPLFNELDVRGIAYTRLNAAEHTYDLASAEQNYSLFFNRMSPSAYLRNNEQGIFYTLNLLAHLEAKGVTVINGYKAFQYETSKALQLSLLERLGLPYPKSRVINHASQAVKATEGLRYPIVVKANIGGSGAGIIRFNSPEELALAVASGQVELGIDHTALVQEFIPARGGHINRVETLGGKYLYAIKVYTSGESFNLCPADICQTTNGKELVRNACAIDAPKNGMRVEGFTPPQGVIDAIERIVQESGIDVGGIEYTIDDRDGQIYYYDINALSNFVADAVNVIGFNPHAKLVDFLEAKAQLKREEV, from the coding sequence ATGTCAACTTTATCATCTGAAAAACCATTTGCAATTTTCCATGAACACCAGGAGTGGTTCCGTCCTTTATTTAATGAATTGGATGTCCGCGGCATTGCATACACACGCCTGAACGCAGCAGAACATACCTATGACCTGGCATCAGCGGAGCAGAACTATAGCCTTTTCTTTAACCGCATGAGCCCCTCTGCTTACCTGCGTAACAACGAGCAGGGCATATTCTATACACTTAATCTGCTTGCTCATTTAGAGGCTAAAGGTGTAACCGTGATCAACGGCTATAAAGCTTTCCAATATGAAACTTCCAAGGCGCTGCAGTTATCGTTGCTGGAAAGACTCGGACTTCCTTATCCTAAATCCCGTGTCATTAACCATGCCTCGCAGGCAGTTAAAGCTACAGAAGGATTGCGTTACCCAATCGTTGTAAAAGCGAACATTGGCGGAAGCGGTGCTGGCATTATACGTTTCAATTCTCCGGAAGAGCTGGCATTAGCTGTTGCCTCTGGCCAGGTAGAACTAGGTATAGACCATACCGCACTGGTACAGGAATTTATACCTGCGCGTGGCGGCCATATAAATCGTGTGGAGACCTTAGGCGGCAAATACCTGTATGCTATTAAAGTTTATACTTCAGGAGAAAGCTTTAACCTGTGTCCTGCAGACATTTGCCAGACTACCAACGGTAAAGAACTGGTAAGAAACGCCTGCGCTATTGATGCACCTAAGAACGGTATGAGAGTGGAAGGATTTACACCACCACAGGGAGTGATAGATGCTATTGAGCGCATTGTGCAGGAATCAGGTATAGATGTTGGCGGTATAGAATATACCATCGACGACCGTGACGGACAGATTTACTATTATGATATAAATGCCCTTTCGAACTTTGTGGCTGATGCTGTTAACGTGATCGGGTTTAATCCGCATGCTAAGCTGGTAGACTTTTTAGAGGCAAAAGCACAATTAAAGAGAGAGGAGGTATAG
- a CDS encoding efflux RND transporter periplasmic adaptor subunit — protein sequence MKKLSYICFVTAMLAGCSSEQPAGSTVSEKPQETNLVQLTPAQIKNAGVVTGKAELKKIASVLQVNGVMEAPPQSMVSVSVPLGGYLKKTSLLPGMHLKKGQLMAELEDQAYIQLQQDFLTAKARLGYLSREYTRQRELNQSKATSDKVYQQTQSEYQSQQVLLKALSEKLRMVGINPNRLTENNLTRTLRLYSPIDGYVTKVNVNIGKYVVPTDVLFDLVDPRDLHLMLTVFEKDLDKLEIGQRVVAYRANQPEKKYPGKIIYIGKDVTDDRAVEVHCHLEKEDPSLVPGMFMNAEIEVQIKEAYTLPEDAIVRYGNKQYIFAARDSGVFEMMEAQTAASEHGFTALVPGQTINPENQTYVTRSAYTLLMKLKNKEEE from the coding sequence ATGAAGAAGTTAAGCTATATATGTTTTGTAACCGCTATGCTGGCTGGCTGCAGTTCTGAACAACCTGCAGGATCTACTGTTTCCGAAAAACCGCAGGAAACTAACCTGGTGCAGCTTACCCCCGCCCAGATAAAAAATGCGGGTGTAGTTACCGGTAAAGCCGAATTAAAGAAAATTGCATCGGTATTGCAGGTAAACGGCGTAATGGAAGCTCCGCCACAAAGTATGGTTTCGGTGAGTGTTCCTTTGGGCGGATACCTGAAAAAGACAAGCCTGCTGCCCGGCATGCACCTTAAAAAAGGACAACTGATGGCTGAACTGGAAGACCAGGCATACATACAACTGCAACAGGATTTCCTGACGGCCAAAGCCAGACTTGGCTACCTGAGCAGGGAGTACACCCGCCAGCGCGAACTGAACCAGAGCAAAGCCACCAGCGACAAAGTATACCAGCAAACTCAGTCCGAATACCAAAGCCAGCAGGTATTGCTGAAAGCCCTGAGCGAAAAACTGCGCATGGTAGGCATTAACCCGAACCGCCTCACCGAAAATAACCTCACCCGCACCCTCAGGCTCTATTCCCCTATTGATGGCTACGTAACCAAAGTAAATGTAAATATTGGCAAGTATGTGGTGCCTACCGATGTGCTTTTTGATTTGGTAGACCCACGCGACCTGCACCTGATGCTTACTGTTTTTGAAAAGGACTTGGACAAGCTGGAGATAGGGCAGCGGGTGGTGGCTTACCGCGCCAATCAGCCTGAGAAGAAGTATCCCGGAAAGATCATTTACATTGGTAAAGATGTAACAGACGACCGCGCTGTAGAAGTACACTGCCACCTGGAAAAAGAAGACCCTTCGCTGGTGCCCGGCATGTTTATGAACGCGGAGATTGAAGTACAAATCAAAGAAGCCTATACCTTGCCTGAAGATGCCATTGTTCGCTATGGTAACAAGCAGTACATCTTCGCAGCCCGCGACAGCGGCGTTTTTGAAATGATGGAAGCACAGACCGCCGCCTCCGAACATGGTTTTACGGCTCTGGTTCCTGGCCAAACTATAAACCCCGAAAACCAGACCTATGTAACCCGCAGCGCCTATACCCTGCTCATGAAACTGAAAAATAAGGAAGAAGAGTAG
- a CDS encoding AMP-dependent synthetase/ligase, translated as MEPENKDIVTKMEPKRLFDCLTYQLQNFPLEDMFAAKENGEWRKYSTPEVQHKVNQLSAGLLAAGITRGDGTIEGRDKIAIISQNCPEWMFVDMAIQQIGAVSVPVYPNINDNELQFILQDAGIKMAFVGDKLLHKKMERIQANLSGFDTIYSFKPVEFVPHWSELLADVTEDVLAQLEHYREQVLETDLATILYTSGTTGIPKGVMLSHHNMISNVFGSARIIQEIGVHGKRALSFLPLNHAFERMATYCLIYSGTSIYYAKGMDKISANLREVKPTLFTTVPRLLEKVYEGIVAKGKELKGLKRTLFFWALKLAEQFEINKPLPLSYRLQLALADRLIFSKWREAMGGELKAIITGAAACQIRLLKVFTAAGIVIQEGYGLTETSPIISGNRYNEAGRMFGTVGPLLDGVEVKIAEDGEILAKGPNVMMGYYKRPDLTAEVMDGEWLRTGDIGTMVDGKFLKITDRKKELFKTSGGKYVAPQPIENKLVESDWIEQIMVVGEQQKFVGALVVPAFQTLKQWYTQQGKPYPGDQAVTNDKQIKALIRDAINNYNKQFNPVEQVKKFVLMPNQWTIENGELTPTLKLKRRVIVKKYEDMIGSMYANTNLAS; from the coding sequence ATGGAACCAGAAAATAAGGATATTGTGACGAAGATGGAGCCGAAACGGCTGTTTGATTGTCTAACGTACCAACTACAAAACTTCCCGCTTGAGGACATGTTTGCCGCCAAAGAAAATGGCGAGTGGCGTAAGTATAGCACTCCGGAAGTACAGCATAAAGTAAATCAGTTGAGCGCCGGCTTGCTCGCAGCAGGCATTACCCGCGGCGACGGTACCATCGAAGGTCGTGATAAGATCGCAATCATTAGCCAGAACTGCCCGGAATGGATGTTCGTGGACATGGCCATTCAACAAATCGGGGCAGTTTCAGTACCGGTTTACCCAAACATAAACGACAATGAGCTACAATTTATACTTCAGGATGCTGGTATAAAAATGGCCTTTGTGGGTGACAAATTACTTCATAAGAAAATGGAGCGCATCCAGGCTAACCTTTCTGGTTTTGATACCATCTATTCATTTAAGCCGGTGGAGTTTGTGCCCCACTGGTCTGAACTGCTGGCAGATGTAACGGAAGACGTTCTGGCACAACTCGAACATTATCGCGAACAGGTACTAGAAACTGACCTGGCTACCATACTTTATACTTCCGGCACTACCGGAATTCCTAAGGGAGTGATGCTTTCCCACCATAACATGATCAGCAATGTTTTTGGCAGTGCCAGGATCATTCAGGAAATAGGTGTACATGGAAAAAGAGCGCTCAGCTTTCTGCCTTTGAACCACGCCTTCGAACGTATGGCAACCTACTGCCTTATCTACTCCGGCACTTCTATATACTATGCCAAGGGCATGGATAAGATTTCGGCAAACCTGCGTGAAGTTAAGCCCACCCTATTCACCACCGTACCACGACTGCTGGAGAAAGTATATGAAGGCATTGTAGCTAAAGGAAAGGAACTAAAGGGCCTGAAACGAACGCTGTTTTTCTGGGCGCTGAAACTGGCCGAACAGTTTGAAATAAACAAGCCACTGCCCCTATCGTACAGACTGCAACTAGCTTTGGCAGATAGACTGATCTTTAGTAAATGGCGTGAAGCGATGGGTGGTGAACTGAAAGCCATTATTACCGGAGCCGCTGCCTGCCAGATACGCTTATTAAAAGTATTTACCGCCGCCGGCATTGTGATACAGGAAGGTTATGGCCTTACCGAAACATCTCCAATCATCAGCGGAAACCGTTACAACGAAGCAGGCCGAATGTTTGGCACTGTAGGTCCGCTGCTGGACGGTGTGGAAGTGAAAATTGCCGAAGATGGTGAAATACTTGCCAAAGGCCCGAATGTGATGATGGGTTACTACAAGCGCCCTGACCTGACTGCTGAAGTGATGGACGGCGAGTGGCTGCGCACAGGTGATATTGGAACTATGGTAGATGGTAAGTTCCTGAAAATAACAGACCGTAAGAAAGAACTCTTCAAGACCAGCGGTGGCAAGTATGTGGCACCACAACCCATCGAAAACAAACTGGTGGAAAGCGACTGGATTGAGCAGATCATGGTAGTTGGCGAACAGCAAAAGTTTGTAGGTGCGCTTGTTGTGCCCGCCTTCCAGACACTGAAACAATGGTATACCCAACAGGGCAAGCCCTACCCCGGCGACCAGGCAGTAACAAACGACAAACAGATTAAAGCCCTTATCCGGGATGCCATCAATAACTATAACAAACAGTTTAACCCTGTAGAACAGGTAAAAAAGTTTGTGCTGATGCCAAACCAGTGGACGATTGAGAACGGCGAACTAACTCCTACGCTTAAGCTGAAGCGCCGGGTAATTGTTAAAAAGTATGAGGATATGATCGGATCTATGTATGCTAACACCAATCTGGCATCTTAG
- a CDS encoding cyanophycinase, which produces MAVKHKSPKKKTDHLGLPIPQGILLAIGGKESKSEEKRPESQEENSSFISEQILKRFVEELKGDNPLVVVVPAASSDPVPAAQDYVKLFKSLGVNNVKVVDIETRQDAKDPENIKLVDKAAGIMFTGGDQLRLTSILGGSPFLERIKQRYTKERIVVAGTSAGASAMSTNMIYKGEAQGGMLKDEVSSTAGLDLLKNVAIDTHFIDRGRIIRMAQVVAQNPACIGIGLEEDTAILVKNGREIEVVGSGLVTILDGMDISKTDIYDIKPGDPFSIFDLKMHLLGNGKTYTIPAFNEDKSDGKDLK; this is translated from the coding sequence ATGGCAGTAAAACATAAATCTCCGAAAAAGAAAACAGATCATTTGGGCTTACCCATACCCCAGGGCATATTGCTGGCTATAGGCGGAAAAGAAAGCAAGAGCGAAGAAAAGCGTCCTGAGTCGCAGGAGGAAAACTCCAGCTTTATCAGCGAGCAGATACTAAAGCGCTTTGTAGAAGAACTCAAAGGAGATAATCCGCTGGTGGTGGTGGTGCCGGCCGCCTCCAGCGATCCTGTACCGGCAGCACAGGACTATGTGAAGTTATTCAAAAGCCTTGGTGTTAATAACGTGAAAGTAGTGGATATAGAAACCCGCCAGGATGCCAAAGACCCGGAGAACATAAAACTGGTCGATAAAGCTGCCGGCATTATGTTTACCGGCGGAGACCAGCTACGGCTTACTTCTATACTGGGCGGAAGCCCTTTCCTGGAGCGCATCAAACAACGCTACACCAAAGAACGGATAGTGGTAGCCGGTACCAGTGCGGGAGCTTCGGCCATGTCTACCAACATGATCTACAAAGGAGAAGCACAAGGGGGCATGCTGAAAGACGAGGTAAGCTCCACTGCCGGGCTGGACCTGCTTAAAAACGTAGCCATTGATACCCACTTCATCGACCGGGGCCGCATCATCCGCATGGCGCAGGTGGTGGCGCAGAACCCGGCCTGCATCGGCATTGGCCTGGAAGAAGACACGGCTATACTGGTAAAGAACGGAAGAGAAATAGAAGTGGTAGGCAGCGGGCTGGTCACCATTCTCGATGGCATGGACATCAGCAAGACCGATATCTACGACATAAAACCAGGCGATCCGTTTTCCATTTTTGACCTGAAGATGCACCTGCTGGGCAATGGTAAAACTTACACTATTCCTGCCTTTAACGAGGATAAAAGCGACGGAAAAGACCTGAAATAA
- a CDS encoding pseudouridine synthase, with the protein MKALNSSLKYFIVQKLNLSNKVAIHYILTRRVLVNGKPGTLNQVLLPEDEVQVDDQVIKEARKNVYIAYHKPRGIESTMNAQIENNLLNALDFSHSVFPVGRLDKASEGLMLLTNDGRTSFKILHAEKHQEKEYVVTVDKPLTQHAINCLATGIVIMGKKTRPAIVRQVDDITFNIILNQGLNRQIRRMCYKLGYQVEKLVRTRIITLELGNLPPGEWRYLNQSEISNLIQQVSN; encoded by the coding sequence ATGAAAGCTCTTAATTCCTCTCTCAAATATTTTATAGTTCAGAAATTAAACTTATCCAATAAAGTTGCAATCCATTATATTCTAACAAGAAGAGTGCTGGTAAACGGCAAACCCGGAACATTAAACCAGGTGCTGTTACCAGAGGATGAAGTACAGGTGGATGATCAGGTTATAAAAGAAGCGAGAAAAAACGTTTACATAGCCTATCATAAACCACGTGGTATAGAATCCACGATGAACGCTCAGATAGAAAACAACCTCTTAAATGCTTTAGACTTTTCGCATAGTGTATTTCCTGTCGGAAGGCTGGACAAGGCATCGGAAGGGCTTATGCTGCTCACTAACGATGGAAGAACTTCATTTAAGATACTTCACGCAGAAAAGCACCAGGAAAAAGAATACGTCGTAACCGTTGATAAACCTTTAACACAGCACGCTATTAATTGTCTAGCCACTGGTATAGTTATTATGGGAAAAAAAACACGCCCCGCTATAGTTAGACAGGTAGATGACATTACGTTTAATATTATTCTGAATCAGGGACTTAACCGGCAGATCAGGAGAATGTGTTATAAGCTTGGTTACCAGGTGGAGAAACTAGTGCGTACACGCATCATCACTCTTGAACTGGGAAATCTACCTCCCGGGGAATGGCGCTATCTAAATCAGTCAGAAATCAGCAATTTAATTCAGCAGGTTTCTAACTAA